One segment of Anaerolineales bacterium DNA contains the following:
- a CDS encoding glycosyltransferase — protein MNAFGLDFLIMWGVWIIIPLAADISQALWDSFLVWRNGRLAKLFPPLMQTPLPKISIIIPAHNEQLNIDRCITSLKAQTYPHERIEILIVNDGSTDRTEEVVNGHIHGTPHWNGHIRLYNRVIPAHEFGGVMMLLRGEHTGKPAAVNLGLRHARGDLIFTVDSDAVLEPEALQQAVIAFQRRPDLAAATAHLIIDRDLLVENDGNGHIHLDSDDLPLPKRLSWMERFLSTAQFIEYFQSFRIGRHAEAIRDELFTLSGACAIYRRDALHAIRGYRGRTVSEDTDATLTLQRFPGKVTYLPQVRIHLAPTESWKALYSQRVRWQRGELEALAVHYDMLGSRKRLWRIGLPRRLQRDHTMAFLRLVWAFLLPMFPLLGYSVAMVAQAMALIYGMYILADGVQIAAAWSICAPSERRILRQSIVYLPLLPLYRMAVYFFRMSGNLKTLTEPPRWTASAGWIDKLRLPGGGKFAGWLRTLTEFWAG, from the coding sequence ATGAACGCATTCGGATTGGATTTCCTGATCATGTGGGGGGTGTGGATCATCATCCCGCTGGCGGCCGACATCTCCCAGGCGCTGTGGGATTCGTTCCTCGTCTGGCGCAACGGCCGGCTGGCCAAGCTGTTCCCGCCGCTGATGCAGACCCCGCTGCCGAAAATCTCGATCATCATCCCGGCCCACAACGAGCAGCTCAACATCGACCGCTGCATCACCTCGCTCAAAGCCCAGACCTACCCCCACGAGCGGATCGAGATCCTGATCGTCAACGACGGATCCACCGACCGCACCGAGGAGGTGGTCAACGGGCACATCCACGGCACGCCCCACTGGAACGGACACATCCGCCTCTACAACCGCGTCATCCCCGCCCACGAATTCGGCGGGGTGATGATGCTGCTGCGCGGAGAGCACACCGGCAAGCCGGCGGCGGTGAACCTGGGCCTGCGCCACGCCCGCGGCGACCTGATCTTCACCGTCGACTCCGACGCGGTCCTCGAGCCCGAAGCCCTCCAACAGGCGGTGATCGCCTTTCAACGGCGGCCCGACCTGGCGGCGGCCACGGCCCACCTGATCATCGACCGCGACCTGCTGGTGGAGAACGACGGCAACGGGCACATCCACCTCGACAGCGACGACCTGCCCCTTCCGAAGCGCCTTTCGTGGATGGAGCGGTTCCTCTCCACCGCCCAGTTCATCGAATACTTCCAATCCTTCCGGATCGGGCGCCACGCCGAAGCCATCCGCGACGAACTGTTCACCCTCTCGGGCGCCTGCGCCATCTACCGCCGCGATGCGCTGCACGCCATCCGCGGCTACCGCGGTCGGACCGTCTCGGAGGACACCGACGCCACCCTCACCCTCCAGCGCTTCCCGGGCAAGGTGACCTACCTGCCGCAGGTCCGCATCCACCTGGCGCCGACCGAGAGCTGGAAGGCGCTGTATTCCCAGCGGGTCCGCTGGCAGCGCGGCGAATTGGAGGCCCTGGCCGTGCATTACGACATGCTGGGCTCCCGCAAGCGCCTGTGGCGGATTGGGCTTCCGCGCCGGCTGCAGCGCGACCACACGATGGCCTTCCTGCGGCTGGTGTGGGCTTTCCTCCTGCCGATGTTTCCGCTCCTGGGATACAGCGTCGCGATGGTGGCGCAGGCGATGGCGCTGATCTACGGGATGTACATCCTGGCCGACGGGGTGCAGATCGCGGCAGCCTGGAGCATCTGCGCCCCCAGCGAGCGGCGGATCCTGCGGCAATCGATCGTCTACCTGCCTCTGCTGCCCCTGTACCGGATGGCAGTATACTTTTTCCGGATGAGCGGCAATCTGAAAACCCTCACCGAACCGCCGCGCTGGACGGCCTCCGCGGGATGGATCGACAAACTGCGGTTGCCCGGCGGCGGAAAATTCGCCGGGTGGCTGAGGACCCTCACGGAATTTTGGGCCGGATAG
- a CDS encoding archaeosortase/exosortase family protein → MSTAALSVFCAVYFAGLVLLRKARVGLFAYLWDSFGLAAILIFAGQIGGWNAPLGAFQAWIVALVGNLFGAGLQIVPDGGLVVPDPTGWSILQVGIECSALIEISIFAGLILFYPRLPAGERLGRLGAGVAATLAVNLVRLAVIAALVAAFGKPVTPLAHAVVGRLVFFAGILYLYWRMLTLPTLKMVRRELEVTQRNAR, encoded by the coding sequence GTGAGCACCGCCGCGCTCTCGGTTTTCTGCGCGGTTTATTTTGCCGGCCTGGTCTTGCTCCGTAAAGCGCGCGTCGGATTGTTTGCCTACCTGTGGGATTCCTTCGGCCTGGCGGCGATCCTGATTTTCGCCGGGCAGATCGGCGGCTGGAACGCGCCCCTGGGGGCCTTCCAAGCCTGGATCGTGGCCCTGGTCGGCAACCTCTTCGGCGCCGGACTGCAAATCGTGCCGGACGGCGGACTGGTGGTTCCGGATCCCACCGGCTGGTCGATCCTCCAGGTGGGGATCGAATGCTCGGCGCTGATTGAGATCTCGATCTTCGCCGGGTTGATCCTGTTCTACCCGCGGCTGCCGGCCGGCGAGCGGCTGGGCCGCCTCGGAGCCGGCGTCGCGGCCACGCTGGCCGTCAACCTGGTCCGCCTGGCGGTCATCGCCGCGCTGGTGGCGGCCTTCGGCAAGCCGGTCACGCCGCTGGCGCACGCCGTCGTCGGCCGGCTGGTGTTCTTCGCCGGCATCCTCTACCTTTATTGGCGGATGCTGACCCTGCCGACGCTGAAGATGGTGCGGCGGGAGCTGGAAGTGACCCAACGCAACGCGCGCTGA
- a CDS encoding sigma-70 family RNA polymerase sigma factor, with amino-acid sequence METPKSEPSDAILVAQAQGGDADAFGLLYRRYMDPIYRYLLLRLGDSQEAEDLTEDVFFRAFQALGAYRERGWPFSAFLYQVTKNVLIDHYRQSKGEAAAEWSEPKAETLRPLDEQIIRSENMTDLHRAMNDLPPNYREVIILRIILAMPTAIVAKWMNLTEGATRVLLHRALASLRGRLQEPA; translated from the coding sequence ATGGAAACACCGAAATCCGAGCCGAGTGATGCGATCCTGGTGGCGCAGGCCCAAGGCGGGGATGCGGATGCGTTCGGCCTCCTCTACCGGCGCTATATGGATCCGATCTACCGCTACTTGCTGCTCCGTCTCGGAGATTCCCAGGAAGCGGAAGACCTGACCGAGGACGTGTTCTTCCGGGCGTTCCAAGCCCTCGGCGCCTACCGCGAACGCGGCTGGCCGTTCTCCGCTTTCCTCTATCAGGTGACGAAAAACGTGCTCATCGACCATTACAGACAGAGCAAAGGGGAGGCGGCGGCGGAGTGGTCGGAACCCAAGGCCGAGACTCTGCGGCCTCTCGACGAACAGATCATCCGCAGCGAAAACATGACCGACCTGCACCGGGCGATGAACGACCTTCCCCCCAACTACCGCGAGGTGATCATCCTGCGGATCATTCTGGCGATGCCGACCGCGATTGTCGCCAAATGGATGAACCTCACCGAAGGGGCGACCCGCGTCCTGCTGCATCGGGCGCTGGCCTCGCTCCGCGGAAGACTTCAGGAGCCGGCATGA